From Enterococcus wangshanyuanii, the proteins below share one genomic window:
- a CDS encoding TrkH family potassium uptake protein — translation MKKKTIAIKLKKRLSAVQVLALGFVLLIFIGGALLTLPVFSRSGTPTPFIDALFTAVSAVCVTGLTTLNTALHWNAYGQLIIMLLIEIGGLGFMTMPVLLYFILRKKITLSTRILLREALNLDDMSGAFRLMIYVVKLAAIIQLTGAILLSIQFVPEFGWRKGLFFGLFHSISSFCNAGFDLLGDSLTPYQNNPFVLLVVGALIISGGLGFIVWQDLLRVKKKQKFSLHTKIALITTVSLLIGGFIIFFLTEKNASQLTDGTTFFDRLINTFFMSVTPRTAGYYSIDYMKMTNAGLITTIFLMYIGGTSGSTAGGLKTTTFAVLVIQIVSIFKGRTRAEFMGRTIRNSTVFRALTLFFITLTLCVLSIMLLSITENIPESSGIEYIAFEVFSAFGTVGLTMGLTPELTFIGKIIIMLLMYIGRVGIYTVGFSLLTRGQKQQAKYKYPDESVMIG, via the coding sequence ATGAAAAAAAAAACGATTGCTATTAAACTAAAAAAACGTTTATCTGCTGTACAAGTTCTTGCTTTAGGATTCGTTCTTCTAATTTTTATAGGCGGGGCTCTACTTACCTTACCAGTCTTCTCTCGAAGTGGTACGCCTACACCGTTTATTGATGCTTTATTTACTGCTGTTTCAGCTGTTTGCGTTACGGGACTGACAACGTTGAATACCGCACTTCATTGGAACGCATACGGACAGTTGATCATCATGCTGCTGATTGAAATCGGAGGGCTAGGCTTTATGACGATGCCTGTACTTCTATATTTTATCCTCCGAAAAAAAATTACACTAAGTACACGTATTTTATTACGCGAAGCGCTTAATTTAGATGATATGTCCGGTGCTTTTCGTTTAATGATTTATGTTGTCAAATTAGCAGCTATTATTCAACTGACGGGAGCTATACTACTTTCCATTCAGTTTGTTCCTGAATTTGGCTGGCGAAAAGGGCTCTTTTTCGGTCTTTTCCATTCTATTTCAAGTTTTTGCAATGCCGGTTTTGATTTGCTTGGAGATAGTTTGACCCCTTATCAAAATAATCCATTTGTTTTATTGGTTGTTGGCGCGTTGATCATTTCTGGCGGCTTAGGATTCATCGTCTGGCAAGATTTACTAAGAGTCAAAAAGAAGCAAAAATTTTCTCTGCATACTAAAATTGCCCTAATCACTACTGTTTCTTTACTTATTGGTGGCTTTATCATCTTTTTCTTAACCGAAAAAAATGCCAGTCAATTAACAGATGGAACAACTTTTTTTGATCGTTTGATCAATACCTTCTTCATGTCAGTCACTCCCAGAACTGCTGGCTATTACTCGATCGATTATATGAAAATGACAAATGCCGGCCTGATCACAACTATTTTTTTAATGTATATTGGAGGAACTTCAGGATCGACCGCCGGCGGACTGAAAACAACGACCTTCGCAGTTTTGGTAATTCAGATCGTCTCTATCTTCAAGGGACGAACGAGAGCTGAATTTATGGGACGAACGATTCGTAATAGTACCGTTTTCCGTGCGTTGACTCTATTTTTTATTACCTTGACCTTGTGCGTATTATCTATCATGCTTTTATCTATTACGGAAAATATCCCTGAATCCTCCGGCATTGAGTACATTGCTTTTGAAGTATTTTCTGCCTTTGGCACGGTTGGTTTAACAATGGGACTTACACCTGAATTAACTTTCATCGGCAAGATCATTATCATGTTATTGATGTACATTGGTCGGGTAGGTATCTACACTGTTGGCTTTTCTTTATTGACAAGAGGTCAAAAGCAACAAGCCAAATATAAATATCCAGATGAAAGTGTTATGATTGGATAA